In Gouania willdenowi chromosome 17, fGouWil2.1, whole genome shotgun sequence, one DNA window encodes the following:
- the LOC114479090 gene encoding WD repeat-containing protein 48 isoform X1, which translates to MATHHRQNAAGRRKVQVSYVIRDEVEKYNRNGVNALQLDPALNRLFTAGRDSIIRIWSVYQHKQDPYIASMEHHTDWVNDIVLCCNGKTLISASSDTTVKVWNAHKGFCMSTLRTHKDYVKALAYAKDKELVASAGLDRQIFLWDVNTLTALTASNNTVTTSSLSGNKDSIYSLAMNQMGTVIVSGSTEKVLRVWDPRTCAKLMKLKGHTDNVKSLLLNRDGTQCLSGSSDGTIRLWSLGQQRCIATYRVHDEGVWALQVNEAFTHVYSGGRDKKIYCTDLRNPDIRVLICEEKAPVLKMELDRSADPPPAIWVSTTKSSVNKWSLKGMHNFRSSGEYDNDCSTPLTPLCTQPEQVIKGGASIIQCHILNDKRHILTKDTNNNVAFWDVLKACKGEDLGKVEFDEEIKKRFKMVYVPNWFSVDLKTGMLTITLDESDCFAAWVSAKDAGFSSSDGSDPKLNLGGLLLQALLEFWPRTRINPMDEEENEVNHVNGEPENRVQKGNGYFQVPPHTPVIFGEAGGRTLFRLLCRDSGGETESMLLNETVPQWVIDITVDKNMPKFNKIPFYLQPHSSSGAKTLKKDRLSASDMLQVRKVMEHVYEKIINLDNESQTTSSSANDKPGEQEKEEDMAMLAEEKIELMCQDQVLDPNMDLRTVKHFIWKSGGDLTLHYRQKST; encoded by the exons ATGGCCACGCATCACAGGCAAAATGCAGCGGGGCGCAGGAAAGTGCAG GTCTCTTATGTCATCAGAGACGAGGTGGAGAAATACAACCGCAACGGAGTCAACGCTCTCCAGCTTGACCCGGCACTCAACCGACTCTTCACAGCTGGGAGGGACTCCATCATCCGGATATGGAGCGTCTACCAGCACAAA CAGGACCCTTACATTGCCTCGATGGAGCATCACACAGACTGGGTTAATGACATCGTCCTTTGTTGCAACGGAAAAACAT TAATATCAGCCTCGTCAGATACCACAGTCAAAGTATGGAACGCACACAAAGGCTTTTGTATGTCTACGTTACGAACTCATAAGGACTACGTGAAAGCTTTGGCTTATGCTAAAGACAAGGAGCTGGTAGCGTCCGCGGGTCTGGATCGACAGATCTTTCTATGGGACGTGAACACACTAACAGCACTCACTGCTTCCAACAACACAGTAACCA CCTCATCACTCAGTGGGAACAAGGACTCAATCTACAGCCTGGCCATGAACCAAATGGGCACGGTCATTGTTTCTGGTTCCacagaaaag GTCCTGAGAGTGTGGGATCCTCGGACTTGTGCAAAACTGATGAAGCTGAAAGGTCACACGGACAACGTGAAGTCGTTGCTACTGAATCGAGATGGCACGCAG TGTCTATCAGGCAGCTCAGACGGGACCATCCGCCTGTGGTCACTGGGCCAGCAGAGATGCATCGCCACATACAGGGTACACGATGAAGGGGTTTGGGCCCTGCAGGTCAACGAGGCGTTCACGCACGTCTATTCTGGAGGCCGAGATAAAAAGATCTACTGCACGGATCTACGTAACCCAGACATCCGCGTGCTCATCTGTGAAGAGAAGGCCCCTGTGCTCAAA aTGGAACTCGACAGATCTGCTGACCCACCTCCTGCAATCTGGGTCTCCACCACCAAGTCATCTGTTAATAAATGG TCTTTAAAGGGAATGCACAACTTCAGATCATCAGGGGAGTACGACAATGACTGCAGCACCCCTCTGACTCCGCTCTGCACTCAGCCAGAACAGGTCATCAAAG GAGGGGCAAGTATTATCCAGTGCCACATTCTTAATGACAAGAGACACATTCTTACCAAAGACACCAACAACAACGTGGCTTTTTGGGACGTCCTGAAG GCGTGTAAAGGTGAAGACTTGGGAAAAGTGGAGTTTGATGAAGAGATTAAAAAGCGTTTCAAGATGGTCTATGTGCCAAACTGGTTCTCTGTGGATCTGAAAACGGGG ATGCTCACCATCACTTTGGATGAGAGCGATTGCTTTGCTGCCTGGGTTTCTGCTAAAGACGCTGGATTCTCCAGCTCAGATGGATCGGATCCCAAAT TGAACCTGGGTGGACTGCTACTTCAGGCTCTGCTGGAATTCTGGCCCAGGACTCGTATTAACCCGATGGACGAGGAGGAGAATGAGGTGAACCATG TAAACGGAGAGCCGGAGAACCGGGTGCAGAAAGGAAACGGATACTTCCAAGTGCCACCACACACTCCGGTCATCTTTGGAGAGGCGGGAGGCAGAACTCTGTTTAG GTTGCTTTGTAGAGATTCAGGAGGAGAGACTGAATCGATGCTGCTAAATGAGACGGTTCCACAGTGGGTCATTGATATTACTGTAGAT aaaaatatgcccaaattcaacaaaatcccattttacctcCAGCCTCATTCTTCATCTGGTGCAAAAACTCTGAAAAA GGACCGCCTCTCAGCTAGTGACATGCTCCAAGTGAGGAAGGTGATGGAGCACGTTTACGAGAAGATCATCAACCTGGACAACGAGTCTCAGACCACCAGCTCCTCAGCTAACGACAAACCAggggagcaggagaaggaagAGGACATGGCCATGCTAGCTGAAGAGAAGATTGAGCTTATGTGTCAAGACCAG GTTCTGGATCCCAACATGGACCTGCGaacagttaaacattttatctgGAAGAGCGGAGGGGACTTGACTCTTCACTATAGACAGAAATCCACGTGA
- the LOC114479090 gene encoding WD repeat-containing protein 48 isoform X2 codes for MATHHRQNAAGRRKVQVSYVIRDEVEKYNRNGVNALQLDPALNRLFTAGRDSIIRIWSVYQHKDPYIASMEHHTDWVNDIVLCCNGKTLISASSDTTVKVWNAHKGFCMSTLRTHKDYVKALAYAKDKELVASAGLDRQIFLWDVNTLTALTASNNTVTTSSLSGNKDSIYSLAMNQMGTVIVSGSTEKVLRVWDPRTCAKLMKLKGHTDNVKSLLLNRDGTQCLSGSSDGTIRLWSLGQQRCIATYRVHDEGVWALQVNEAFTHVYSGGRDKKIYCTDLRNPDIRVLICEEKAPVLKMELDRSADPPPAIWVSTTKSSVNKWSLKGMHNFRSSGEYDNDCSTPLTPLCTQPEQVIKGGASIIQCHILNDKRHILTKDTNNNVAFWDVLKACKGEDLGKVEFDEEIKKRFKMVYVPNWFSVDLKTGMLTITLDESDCFAAWVSAKDAGFSSSDGSDPKLNLGGLLLQALLEFWPRTRINPMDEEENEVNHVNGEPENRVQKGNGYFQVPPHTPVIFGEAGGRTLFRLLCRDSGGETESMLLNETVPQWVIDITVDKNMPKFNKIPFYLQPHSSSGAKTLKKDRLSASDMLQVRKVMEHVYEKIINLDNESQTTSSSANDKPGEQEKEEDMAMLAEEKIELMCQDQVLDPNMDLRTVKHFIWKSGGDLTLHYRQKST; via the exons ATGGCCACGCATCACAGGCAAAATGCAGCGGGGCGCAGGAAAGTGCAG GTCTCTTATGTCATCAGAGACGAGGTGGAGAAATACAACCGCAACGGAGTCAACGCTCTCCAGCTTGACCCGGCACTCAACCGACTCTTCACAGCTGGGAGGGACTCCATCATCCGGATATGGAGCGTCTACCAGCACAAA GACCCTTACATTGCCTCGATGGAGCATCACACAGACTGGGTTAATGACATCGTCCTTTGTTGCAACGGAAAAACAT TAATATCAGCCTCGTCAGATACCACAGTCAAAGTATGGAACGCACACAAAGGCTTTTGTATGTCTACGTTACGAACTCATAAGGACTACGTGAAAGCTTTGGCTTATGCTAAAGACAAGGAGCTGGTAGCGTCCGCGGGTCTGGATCGACAGATCTTTCTATGGGACGTGAACACACTAACAGCACTCACTGCTTCCAACAACACAGTAACCA CCTCATCACTCAGTGGGAACAAGGACTCAATCTACAGCCTGGCCATGAACCAAATGGGCACGGTCATTGTTTCTGGTTCCacagaaaag GTCCTGAGAGTGTGGGATCCTCGGACTTGTGCAAAACTGATGAAGCTGAAAGGTCACACGGACAACGTGAAGTCGTTGCTACTGAATCGAGATGGCACGCAG TGTCTATCAGGCAGCTCAGACGGGACCATCCGCCTGTGGTCACTGGGCCAGCAGAGATGCATCGCCACATACAGGGTACACGATGAAGGGGTTTGGGCCCTGCAGGTCAACGAGGCGTTCACGCACGTCTATTCTGGAGGCCGAGATAAAAAGATCTACTGCACGGATCTACGTAACCCAGACATCCGCGTGCTCATCTGTGAAGAGAAGGCCCCTGTGCTCAAA aTGGAACTCGACAGATCTGCTGACCCACCTCCTGCAATCTGGGTCTCCACCACCAAGTCATCTGTTAATAAATGG TCTTTAAAGGGAATGCACAACTTCAGATCATCAGGGGAGTACGACAATGACTGCAGCACCCCTCTGACTCCGCTCTGCACTCAGCCAGAACAGGTCATCAAAG GAGGGGCAAGTATTATCCAGTGCCACATTCTTAATGACAAGAGACACATTCTTACCAAAGACACCAACAACAACGTGGCTTTTTGGGACGTCCTGAAG GCGTGTAAAGGTGAAGACTTGGGAAAAGTGGAGTTTGATGAAGAGATTAAAAAGCGTTTCAAGATGGTCTATGTGCCAAACTGGTTCTCTGTGGATCTGAAAACGGGG ATGCTCACCATCACTTTGGATGAGAGCGATTGCTTTGCTGCCTGGGTTTCTGCTAAAGACGCTGGATTCTCCAGCTCAGATGGATCGGATCCCAAAT TGAACCTGGGTGGACTGCTACTTCAGGCTCTGCTGGAATTCTGGCCCAGGACTCGTATTAACCCGATGGACGAGGAGGAGAATGAGGTGAACCATG TAAACGGAGAGCCGGAGAACCGGGTGCAGAAAGGAAACGGATACTTCCAAGTGCCACCACACACTCCGGTCATCTTTGGAGAGGCGGGAGGCAGAACTCTGTTTAG GTTGCTTTGTAGAGATTCAGGAGGAGAGACTGAATCGATGCTGCTAAATGAGACGGTTCCACAGTGGGTCATTGATATTACTGTAGAT aaaaatatgcccaaattcaacaaaatcccattttacctcCAGCCTCATTCTTCATCTGGTGCAAAAACTCTGAAAAA GGACCGCCTCTCAGCTAGTGACATGCTCCAAGTGAGGAAGGTGATGGAGCACGTTTACGAGAAGATCATCAACCTGGACAACGAGTCTCAGACCACCAGCTCCTCAGCTAACGACAAACCAggggagcaggagaaggaagAGGACATGGCCATGCTAGCTGAAGAGAAGATTGAGCTTATGTGTCAAGACCAG GTTCTGGATCCCAACATGGACCTGCGaacagttaaacattttatctgGAAGAGCGGAGGGGACTTGACTCTTCACTATAGACAGAAATCCACGTGA